The following is a genomic window from Thermoproteales archaeon.
TTTACAAGCGATCGGTAGAGCGGTGAGAACAGAGAAGGATCGCGCATTTGTATTGATTTTAGATAGGCGAATTATAGAATCAGATTTAAAAAGCATAGTTGAAATTCATGGTTACAAAATGGAAACTACGGACAAATTTAATGAAATTGTTGAAAAGCTCGAAGCTTTCGATTTTAAATAGTGATACGCATGAAACAGCTATATTATGTAGAATACGTTCTTGCCGATGTATTAACGTTAGTAGAGCAAAGAAAGATCTCGCTGAGAGGAGCAATGAGCAAATACTTTCAGAAGCATCCAGAACTGGAAGTCATAAAGGGTCTTGCTCGAGCGTTTGCTTTAGGTCTTTTAAGAAGATACAAATTATTAGATTTTATCTCGGAGCAGTTACTGGGCATAGAGATAGAAAAGCTAAAGACTTGGGAGAAAAACCTATTAAGAGCGATAATATACGAGGCTAGATTTAGGCAGATTTCTAAAAATCGTATTTTAAAAGCTTCCAGCAAGCTTTCACAGATAAGAATCTCGAAACGAGATCTTGAGCTGATACAATCTATCGAAATAAAGTCGTTACTGAGAGGCCTTGACAATACTAGGAGGCTTTCAATCATTTATTCACAGCCCGAATGGGTTATTAGATACTTCGTTAATCTGCTCGGTTTGAACGAGGCAATAACACTTTTAGAAAAATTAAACAGAAAGCCAACTGTCTGGATCAGAGTAAACACGTTAAAAATATCCAGAAAAGAACTCATTCACTTTTTGAAACGAAGAAAAATAAAAGTTTTTGAAGATGAAAATTTGCAAGATGTTTTACGAGTACAATCTAGTCTAAATCTTTCAAAAATACCAGAATTCGAAAAAGGATATTTTTACATTCAAGATAAAGCTTCAGCCCTGGTTAGTCATGTATTATCGCCTAGATGCAGTGAATATGTTCTAGATATGTGCGCTGCTCCTGGAAGCAAGACGCTTCACGTAGCCACGTTAACGAGAAATAAAGCCCATATAGTAGCGGTCGACTGGAAACCGGCCCGCCTCAAAGCTCTTCTACAAAACCTGCAAATTCATGGCATTTATAGCGTTGAGCTTATCTCAGCCGACTCTAACAAATTAAATATCACAAGAAAATTCGATAAGATACTATTAGACCCTGACTGCTCAAGCTTAGGCAGGCTTGGTCAGAGTCCTGAGATTAGACTATGGTTGTCTGAGAATATTGTGCAAAAAATGAAAAGACAACAGAAGCAATTACTAATTAAAGGACTTGAAATGCTA
Proteins encoded in this region:
- a CDS encoding RsmB/NOP family class I SAM-dependent RNA methyltransferase; its protein translation is MKQLYYVEYVLADVLTLVEQRKISLRGAMSKYFQKHPELEVIKGLARAFALGLLRRYKLLDFISEQLLGIEIEKLKTWEKNLLRAIIYEARFRQISKNRILKASSKLSQIRISKRDLELIQSIEIKSLLRGLDNTRRLSIIYSQPEWVIRYFVNLLGLNEAITLLEKLNRKPTVWIRVNTLKISRKELIHFLKRRKIKVFEDENLQDVLRVQSSLNLSKIPEFEKGYFYIQDKASALVSHVLSPRCSEYVLDMCAAPGSKTLHVATLTRNKAHIVAVDWKPARLKALLQNLQIHGIYSVELISADSNKLNITRKFDKILLDPDCSSLGRLGQSPEIRLWLSENIVQKMKRQQKQLLIKGLEMLKEKGILVYSTCTLTIEENEELVKEILEENKYVQLVEQEPFIGLKGYLRLDEAQRLYPHLHDTLGFFIAKFQKMD